Proteins encoded within one genomic window of Brassica napus cultivar Da-Ae unplaced genomic scaffold, Da-Ae ScsIHWf_2397;HRSCAF=3098, whole genome shotgun sequence:
- the LOC125600804 gene encoding germin-like protein subfamily 1 member 16, whose translation MRFFKALILIPIAILALVISFAEAYDPSPLQDFCVAIDDLNGVFVNGRFCKDPMRVNAEDFFFSGLNVPGNTSNQVGSNVTTVNVDQIPGLNTMGISLVRIDYAPHGQNPPHTHPRGSEILVLIKGTLYVGFVSSNQDNNRLFAKVLHPGDVFVFPIGMIHFQVNIGKVPAVAFAGLSSQNAGVITIANAVFGSNPPIYPEVLARAFQLDENIVKELQAKFGP comes from the exons atgagGTTTTTTAAGGCTCTCATCCTCATTCCTATTGCCATATTGGCTTTGGTAATTTCCTTTGCTGAAGCTTATGATCCAAGTCCACTCCAAGATTTCTGTGTCGCCATTGATGACCTAAATGGTG TTTTTGTGAATGGTAGGTTCTGTAAAGACCCGATGCGAGTCAATGCAGAAGATTTTTTCTTCTCTGGCCTCAACGTGCCTGGGAACACCAGTAATCAAGTTGGCTCCAATGTGACCACGGTTAATGTTGATCAGATCCCAGGGCTAAACACCATGGGCATATCATTGGTGCGCATAGACTACGCTCCACATGGACAAAACCCACCTCACACGCATCCCCGTGGCTCAGAGATCCTTGTCCTTATCAAAGGAACATTATACGTCGGGTTTGTCTCTTCCAATCAAGACAATAACCGTTTATTCGCTAAAGTATTGCATCCTGGCGACGTATTTGTGTTCCCCATTGGAATGATTCATTTTCAGGTAAATATTGGGAAAGTCCCTGCCGTTGCTTTTGCAGGATTGAGTAGTCAGAACGCTGGTGTAATCACAATCGCAAACGCTGTGTTCGGGTCAAATCCTCCTATATATCCAGAAGTTCTAGCCAGGGCGTTCCAGTTGGATGAAAACATTGTCAAAGAACTTCAGGCCAAGTTTGGTCCATGA
- the LOC125600787 gene encoding solute carrier family 40 member 3, chloroplastic-like: MVVSMALLRQSPSFELLFHCPVQRTRFLSPAGLSGVRNRFPSCRWLSLTSPASSSYRRLNSFTSRCSITNTDVCHEFVTTTDDEDLPSPPEDHPIPIVHLDNTNIAVTESLSLLTECTYVDTVLTALPVLSEEEQTALAATPAHPEGLYVLYASCLVGNLVEQLWNFAWPSAIAMLHPSLLPVAVMGFVTKLAIIICGPVVGKFMDHSPRVPTYISLNVVQAAAQVLSAGMIIHAYTVPSTLGSSILLQPWFFALILSGAIDTLCGIASGVAIERDWVVLLAGINRPIALAQANAVLNRIDLLCEIAGTMLFGILLSKYDPVTCLKFAATLMMGSLPTMTALIWLTNKFSSGVLDRPKCSQSSCAPEGPETESIFDLGMEAIKLGWKEYIQQPVLPASLAYVLLCFNIVLTPGSLMTAFLTQRCVNPSVIGGFTGLCAVMGVAATFLSANLVKRFGILKAGAVGLFFQASLLGVAVAVYWSSSLSQKSPLFFFLSMIVLSRLGHMSYGVVGAQILQTGIPSSKANLIGATEISVASLAESLMLGVAIAANDASHFGFLAVLSLLSVVAASLIFCRLLRNPTDEQRRLFSFDPLAN; encoded by the exons ATGGTTGTTTCCATGGCTCTTCTCAGACAATCTCCCTCTTTCGAACTCCTGTTTCACTGTCCTGTCCAAAGAACCCGCTTTTTATCGCCGGCGGGTTTGTCTGGAGTTCGCAATCGTTTCCCTTCTTGTAGATGGTTAAGTCTAACCTCACCAGCTTCATCTTCTTATCGCAG GCTAAACAGCTTTACCTCAAGATGTTCGATTACAAACACAGACGTCTGTCACGAGTTTGTCACTACTACCGATGACGAGGACTTGCCATCACCACCAGAGGATCATCCAATCCCAATTGTTCATCTTGATAATACAAACATCGCTGTAACCGAGTCTCTAAGCTTACTCACCGAGTGCACTTACGTAGACACCGTTTTAACAGCACTCCCC gtCTTGTCTGAGGAAGAGCAGACTGCACTCGCAGCCACACCTGCTCACCCTGAAGGGTTGTATG TGTTATACGCGAGTTGTTTGGTGGGGAACTTGGTTGAACAACTTTGGAATTTCGCCTGGCCTTCCGCCATTGCGATGCTCCATCCGAGCTTACTACCAGTGGCAGTCATGGGGTTCGTCACCAAGCTGGCGATAATCATCTGCGGTCCAGTCGTTGGGAAGTTTATGGATCATAGTCCGAGAGTTCCTACATATATCTCCTTGAATGTCGTTCAG GCAGCCGCTCAAGTGCTGTCTGCAGGAATGATAATTCACGCTTACACGGTTCCTTCCACGCTGGGGTCATCGATTCTTCTGCAGCCTTGGTTTTTTGCACTGATACTCTCAGGGGCCATTGACACGTTATGTGGAATAGCTTCTGGAGTCGCTATAGAACGTGATTGGGTTGTATTG TTGGCGGGAATAAACAGACCAATTGCTCTTGCACAAGCAAATGCTGTCCTAAACAGGATTGATCTGCTTTGCGAG ATCGCTGGGACTATGTTATTTGGCATCCTCTTATCTAAATATGACCCTGTGACCTGTTTAAAGTTTGCTGCTACTCTAATGATGGGTTCTTTGCCTACCATG acGGCTCTCATTTGGCTGACCAACAAGTTCTCCTCTGGAGTTCTGGACCGTCCTAAATGCTCCCAGAGCAGCTGTGCTCCGGAAGGACCTGAAACCGAGAGTATAT TTGATTTGGGCATGGAAGCTATCAAGCTTGGATGGAAAGAATACATTCAACAGCCAGTTCTTCCCGCTAGCCTTGCTTATGTCCTTCTCTGCTTCAACATCGTCCTCACTCCAGGCAGTTTGATGACTGCCTTTCTAACTCAACGAT GTGTGAATCCATCGGTTATTGGGGGTTTTACTGGACTATGTGCTGTGATGGGAGTCGCTGCAACTTTCTTATCAGCAAACTTGGTCAAAAGATTTGGCATTCTAAAG GCGGGTGCAGTAGGATTGTTTTTCCAAGCTTCACTCCTTGGTGTAGCTGTTGCTGTGTACTGGAGCTCTTCTCTATCCCAAAAGAgcccactcttcttcttcttgtccatGATC GTACTATCAAGGCTAGGCCACATGTCTTACGGCGTAGTGGGAGCTCAGATTCTTCAAACGGGTATCCCATCGTCCAAAGCTAACCTCATCGGTGCAACTGAGATATCAGTGGCTAGCCTAGCCGAGTCTCTGATGCTGGGAGTAGCCATTGCTGCTAATGACGCTTCTCATTTCGGGTTTCTTGCGGTTCTGTCTCTTCTATCAGTAGTTGCAGCCTCTTTGATATTCTGCAGGTTGCTGAGGAATCCTACTGATGAACAAAGAAGGCTCTTCTCCTTTGATCCTCTTGCGAACTGA
- the LOC106354996 gene encoding putative RNA polymerase II subunit B1 CTD phosphatase RPAP2 homolog, producing the protein MFSCFRFFPISSVSSNMSKDHEAIAINDAVHKIQLALLNGITSQTHLFSARALMSQSDYEDVVTERTIAKLCGYPLCRSPLPSDVVSRRGKYRVSLKEHRVYDVRESRKFCSGECLVSSRAFEKSLQEVRTSEFDMVKLGGIVGLFGDGDVVEEEEGLGLGKLSICEKSDVMRGGEVDLEEWMGPSSAVEGYVPVDRSSCKFKDGSKESKAKNKQKKQEEPSFNEMGFTSTVIVPDECSVPSNYNSKQDAKATKNKQKKQEEPPFNEMGFTSTVIVPDECSVSNYNSRQDSKAKNNQKKQEDPPFNEMGFTSEVIIPDECSVSKVPPQTKQTPPVVKPEDGQGKTPKKSRFRREKEKEKIDLASFGFDAMGCASPVTGNDGYSVEYSVSKQPPCSKEDPLDGQMKDSLKPLDEKSSSSASKGKGFKPPPRRKQASHVGESSKGKTVVKITEKDIQSSLVDEMGVMRDGYSVEYNVSKQPPCSMPLDKKNALLGSSSSSNTKALGKKVISDSCEGLKAHQDMCSSSETVTKSCLKVSGSKKLSHSVTWADQSDVRGDLCEVRSDDTEDVNSVSRLALAEACAKALSHAAEAVSSGDLDASDAAAKAGIVLLPSTHQLDEEVSEEEMSEEEEEEEEEATLLKWPNKPGTPDSDLFDRDQSWFDETPEGFNLTLSPFAMMWDSLFGWVSSSSLAYIYGKDESAHEEFLSVNGKEYPRRIRLGEGLSSEIKETVAGCLARAVSRVATDLRLPVPISELEKGLGSLLETMSLTGAVPSFRIEQWLVVVLLFLDALSVCRIPRIAPYLLNRNKVLEGSGIGNEEYETMKEILLPLGRVPQFATLCGA; encoded by the exons atGTTCAGTTGTTTCAGATTTTTCCCAATCTCCTCCGTCAGTTCGAACATGTCGAAGGACCACGAAGCAATCGCAATCAACGATGCGGTTCACAAGATCCAGCTCGCTCTCCTCAACGGCATCACTTCACAAACCCACCTCTTCTCCGCAAGGGCCCTGATGTCTCAATCGGACTACGAAGACGTCGTCACGGAGCGAACCATCGCCAAGCTCTGCGGCTACCCTCTCTGCAGATCCCCCCTCCCTTCCGACGTCGTTTCCAGGAGAGGGAAGTACCGCGTCTCCCTGAAGGAGCACAGGGTCTACGATGTTCGGGAGAGTAGGAAGTTCTGCTCGGGGGAGTGTCTTGTGAGCAGCAGAGCGTTTGAGAAGAGTTTGCAGGAGGTCCGTACCTCGGAGTTTGATATGGTGAAGCTTGGTGGGATTGTTGGGTTGTTTGGTGATGGGGATgtggtggaagaggaggagggtTTGGGGTTGGGGAAGTTGAGTATTTGTGAGAAGAGTGATGTGATGAGAGGTGGGGAGGTGGATTTGGAGGAGTGGATGGGTCCTTCTAGTGCTGTTGAAGGTTATGTTCCTGTTGATCGAAGCAGTTGCAAATTTAAAGATGGCAGTAAGG AGTCCAAGGCTAAGAATAAACAAAAGAAGCAGGAGGAACCGTCTTTTAACGAGATGGGTTTTACTAGCACGGTTATTGTTCCTGATGAGTGTAGTGTTCCTAGCAATTACAACTCTAAACAAG ATGCTAAGGCTACTAAGAATAAACAAAAGAAGCAGGAGGAGCCGCCTTTTAACGAGATGGGTTTTACTAGCACAGTTATTGTTCCTGATGAGTGTAGTGTAAGCAATTACAACTCCAGACAGG ATTCCAAGGCTAAGAATAATCAAAAGAAACAGGAGGATCCGCCTTTTAACGAGATGGGTTTCACTAGCGAAGTTATCATTCCTGATGAGTGCAGTGTTTCAAAGGTTCCGCCACAGACCAAACAAACTCCTCCTGTGGTGAAACCTGAGGATGGCCAAGGGAAAACACCAAAAAAATCGA GGTTTCGTcgtgaaaaggaaaaggaaaagatcGATTTGGCGAGCTTTGGGTTTGATGCAATGGGCTGTGCGAGCCCTGTCACTGGGAATGATGGATACAGCGTTGAATATAGCGTGTCTAAGCAGCCTCCTTGTTCAAAGGAAGACCCTCTTGATGGCCAAATGAAAGATAGtctcaagcctctggatgagaAAAGTTCCTCTTCTGCGTCTAAAGGGAAAGGGTTTAAGCCTCCACCACGGCGAAAACAAGCTTCTCATGTAGGCGAATCAAGCAAAGGGAAAACAGTTGTGAAAATTACGGAGAAGGACATTCAAAGTTCTCTGGTTGATGAGATGGGTGTAATGAGAGATGGATACAGTGTGGAATATAATGTGTCTAAGCAGCCACCATGTTCAATGCCGTTGGACAAGAAAAATGCTCTACTAGGATCATCATCTAGTTCTAATACAAAAGCCTTGGGAAAGAAAGTTATTTCTGATTCTTGTGAGGGACTTAAAGCTCATCAGGATATGTGTTCATCAAGTGAAACCGTCACTAAGTCATGCCTTAAAGTCTCTGGCTCTAAGAAGCTAAGCCATTCAGTTACTTGGGCTGATCAGAGTGACGTCCGTGGTGATCTTTGTGAGGTTAGAAGCGATGATACAGAGGATGTGAACAGTGTCTCACGCCTTGCATTAGCAGAAGCATGCGCTAAGGCGTTGAGCCACGCTGCTGAAGCTGTTTCTTCGGGAGATTTAGATGCAAGTGATGCTG CTGCAAAAGCTGGAATCGTTTTGTTGCCAAGCACACATCAACTTGATGAAGAGGTTTCCGAGGAGGAAATGagtgaagaggaggaggaggaggaggaggaagcaacTCTTCTGAAGTGGCCAAACAAGCCAGGGACGCCAGATTCTGATTTATTCGACCGTGATCAGTCTTGGTTCGATGAAACTCCAGAGGGGTTCAATCTAACT TTATCACCTTTTGCTATGATGTGGGACTCACTGTTTGGATGGGTCTCATCCTCTTCACTTGCGTATATCTATGGGAAGGATGAGTCTGCTCATGAGGAGTTCTTGTCAGTTAACGGGAAGGAGTATCCCAGGAGGATTAGATTGGGAGAAGGGCTTTCGTCAGAGATCAAGGAGACAGTTGCTGGGTGTCTTGCAAGAGCTGTGTCTAGAGTCGCCACTGATCTTAGGCTGCCAGTTCCTATATCCGAGCTGGAAAAGGGACTA GGAAGCTTGTTGGAGACAATGTCGTTGACAGGGGCGGTTCCGTCGTTTAGGATAGAGCAATGGTTAGTGGTTGTACTTCTGTTCCTGGACGCGTTGTCTGTGTGCCGGATCCCTCGGATTGCGCCTTATTTATTAAACAGAAACAAG GTGTTGGAAGGAAGTGGGATTGGTAATGAAGAGTATGAGACAATGAAGGAGATTCTGTTACCGCTTGGCCGTGTTCCTCAGTTTGCTACACTATGCGGGGCTTAA
- the LOC125600782 gene encoding uncharacterized protein LOC125600782, whose translation MGGNSRKKFSLFSFFKSRRSSHMIEADAWDDGVYTRKAWASDEDKRYWVAEPGIDRKASAFIAKFHASRVSESECQTLPPCHSHHN comes from the coding sequence ATGGGAGGCAACAGCAGAAAGAAGTTCTCTCTCTTCAGCTTCTTTAAATCACGAAGGTCATCTCATATGATTGAAGCAGACGCATGGGACGACGGCGTATACACAAGAAAGGCATGGGCCAGCGACGAGGACAAGCGATATTGGGTGGCTGAGCCAGGTATTGACCGTAAGGCTTCTGCCTTTATCGCCAAGTTCCATGCCTCTCGTGTTTCTGAGTCCGAGTGCCAAACTCTCCCTCCTTGCCACTCTCATCATAACTAG